The following is a genomic window from Hemibagrus wyckioides isolate EC202008001 unplaced genomic scaffold, SWU_Hwy_1.0 Contig38, whole genome shotgun sequence.
AGGTAGTGGCCATGGGTGGTTGCTGTTTTTGGAGATGGGGgggctgttttatttatatttatttatttatttatatatatatatatatatatatatatatatatatatatatatatatatatatatatatatatatatatattgagagagagagagagagagagagagagagatagatatagatatagctTTGATGCCTTGGTCCACCTTGTCCATCAGTGTATCatgcttgtgtgttttactgtgttcaGTCACTTTCTCTAACAGGACTTCATCCTTAACCTTTGGGTCTTGCAAGTATGACTTTGTGTCAGCTCATATAGTGTCACCCTGGAGACCAGGGACATGATTTGGAGCTCTGCAACATATTTTAGTCCGGACTCAGCTCTTTCTAAAGCAAAAAGGGTTTGCTGCATCAGGTCCATGGCTAGCACCAAAAACAGAATTGGTGCTTCCCTTGGCTCCTAAACAgcatgagtgagggagtggtaCAGCTCTTTGGTATCCTTCTCAATGTAATGAGTCCATTATATCTGTCTGAGGGTTAAACACATATGGTTCTGTAACTGCCtgatcattttttacttttattttaatgaactcattatttattttaatgtcaggCTTGTATATTTTAAGGTTGCAACATTCACAACTACTAAAGTTAACAATTCAGTTCCTGCTGAAAGACTAGAAGACATGTTGCATTCAGGTATGCTTGTTAAATGGACCATCATCGTTCAGCTGGACGTTCTGCTGCCAAAAGTAAAGCTGTTGAAGCCAAGCACTATATTTAAGTTTGATTTGGGGATACATTTGCTGTGAGCAAATGCCCTTGAAagtgaagaaaatgtaatagaaaacattattagattttttataattacagcaacaCTGTGGTACGGGGGTGGGATGGTTCCTCAAGACCTCAGACCTGCTGTAATGAAAATTGCAGAAAGTGAAAAAGTGTTTATCTGAGAGCTTTTGAGTTAATTTAGTATAAGATGTAtagaaagggaaaggaaagactTATACCTTTTTACAGATACACAATTCATTTGGGAATTACTTTTCTTTTGCCTTTAGATGAGGTGAATTCTAAGgaataagatagatagatggatggatagatggatagatagatggatagatagagttTTAGATGGAATTATTGGTTTGGTTATGGATGTGGTTTAAGAAATATGAGCAAATGGGTTGATTATTCCACCCACTCcggattctgttttaatttcaatgaGCAGTAACTGCTGGCTGGAGAATATCCATTACGTTAAACATGGATACTTACATGGATTACATGtcacaaacatttcctttttatGATCTGAGTAAGAGTTTCTTCCACATAATACAGAAGTGATTGTTGcccctggttttatttattcagggttTGGACTGCACTGTAAGATGAAGACTCCTCCTTAGCATGACATGCCAACTAATCAATCTGTACAGATtacagagtattacacagattataaagtattacacaAACTAAACAGTAGAGGTGTATCTAAAGGGCAGGCCAGGAAGTTGGGGTGTCAGGCAATGAGGGTGCGGCTGCAGTACCAATTAGATCTGTGAAAATCAATGTCAAACATTttgaacacaaaatcacacaaacctataatttaatttaatttaattcacatttcaatgtattttgtgtgattAATGTAGCAGGTGATGAATTATACTTTgtagtatatatttttctgctttggcaatgagggagagtgagagagagatagagcattTAACTTACATGGCTGTGGAGAAGGCAGGAAaggatgggaacagaaagagacttgtCTTTACCACTGAGTCAAAAATCATGATCAGTAGACTGACCCCTACTCTGGTCAGCATGATACCTCATGTAGAAGGGGTGGGGAACAGCTTGGCACTAAGCAGAGGGAGGGTTGAAGGCTTTAtcctattatttacattactatgattacttaaataaatatttatatttgttcctattagagcctcattctgattatttttagtcatcagtatatgtataaaattttcctttaaacacaaacagaatgtttcactcatatacagatcatttttaaagaatttcacaacttttaaatggtttactaaaacgtggaaaaataacaaataacattatagcatatgtgtatatgacatTACGTAtataacagaaagacagaaacacaatGGCAGAAAAGAAAGGATCTCCACATTGAAGTGATAAATCGAGATGAAGGTAATATCATAAAATGGTAAAGTATATaatcattatacaaataagtttattcataaacaattctatttatctatatattatctataataataacttatgggaatagggggagagggataggaacagagggactGATTAaaaagggatagattaataagggaagaATGATCTTAAGGgctaagcccttcttcaggtcctggggttcactgtacaaacctgtaaaaaaggagaagagatttttaaaatattaatttaatcaaaaatagaaataaaattaattcatacttACATGTGGagtctgagcaatgtaggaaaaagaagtgagagaaaagaacatgaaatgaagtggaagaaaagatgaagtgggtaaggggaaagacattgctcagagctcctccaaaatgtccatcatcagctggacgtgcagcttgaggagtcgctgaactgtggtggctaaggctgctgggtcactggtcagctccagaggctgagtgaacagtacttcaacaagctctgtaaggtaatcctattgacaaatgacacacacatccaacatagtgtcactgagtttaagatacaatcccgagaatttgtgtatcgtggcatcagaagatattcaacacttacaataagcactgtgaagtacagctctgctgcaggctcccacacgtccacgtcccacatgctgaagagcgcaagcaggcgctccaagaatcctcccttaaacttttggaaagaaagacaagcttcattaatgccatgtcttatcaggttttaaaaatatggaaaaaggaaaaggagatcaaatagaccatgttctgaaactcaaacattgcctagaaatctcctgataagacacttactggctgaggttttgagccatttataaagcagccgaagagaatcagctcataaaaaacatccaggaagttgtagtggtgatcctgcacagagcagaaaaattacaaaaataaattagctttacatattggactCCTGTTTTCTTTATTAGCAAAATTGGTTATGTTTAAACATCTgccatttcacacaggcgtttgttagcttacacaggagctgagctctgctttaatcgattcctgattggaagacgtcctcaggaatcgaatcagggcctcgtaggccaacagcacaccaactacatcctgttcaaacaaacaaaaaaatctctgtaactaacTTTGGCTATGACTGAGTAACTGAAAGGattttcatcacaaaaatcaaacagtctttcatcattctgaagtcacctggttgttagctgctgccagtcgcatgacaatCCTTTTTCCCACCACAAACAAGAAGTcctggttgtggatgctggcaagcagagtctgaatataagacagcacacaatatacattaaagaagagtggactttacctgcgcaataacagcagctgaagaaaggttttactcacagcgaatgcctcacggagagcgggcaccttcaggccgatgtcagtcacccctctttctgaaagatggcagctaagaaagaagagatgtaactctctaaaacctcctgcccctgtccaccacccaaatctatacaaatattatactgtgtaattattaaaactgagttcatcaagctaactagctttatactcactatgatattgtgtaaataaaa
Proteins encoded in this region:
- the LOC131350510 gene encoding uncharacterized protein LOC131350510, whose product is MVNNSLGSLSPPTVLDVNCHLSERGVTDIGLKVPALREAFATLLASIHNQDFLFVVGKRIVMRLAAANNQDVVGVLLAYEALIRFLRTSSNQESIKAELSSCDHHYNFLDVFYELILFGCFINGSKPQPFKGGFLERLLALFSMWDVDVWEPAAELYFTVLIDYLTELVEVLFTQPLELTSDPAALATTVQRLLKLHVQLMMDILEEL